The Euphorbia lathyris chromosome 3, ddEupLath1.1, whole genome shotgun sequence genome contains a region encoding:
- the LOC136221749 gene encoding protein ALTERED PHOSPHATE STARVATION RESPONSE 1-like isoform X1 codes for MGCATSKLDDLPAVALCRDRCAFLDDAINQRFALAQAHNAYIHSLATVGNSLHLFIQQDYGVSAFVPSSPELNLPPLRKGDPVPISDQGPSSPKKPSVSHHSHSNSGSGHLNFNSDSEDDDDDDDDDSHLHHSDHSSPLHGVAGGHLQYMPSEYMAAQQDSYPGGGFHHMNYMKKTAMPSVVYEQKPVPPEPIHYGESSFSSYFYPNNPYPTNYYDYTNYGAPAAMSGHYGPPPHYGSSSASPPAVASSSKPPPPPPPPAASSWDYLNLFENPDNFYPPYTPSRDSKELREEEGIPDLEYEDYQKEVVKEVHGHEKYVDSGGTDPNYSKSVMMDDGDAKAGGDTEASLYQTRPSVSMENDGLEYDVHVVEKKVVDDERSEEHKNAGFKRGGGIRDVSQLAFEIKILFERASESGKEIATLLEVGRLPYHRKYAVSKMLHGVTPSLSVVSSQPSTSKSTEASSSADKADLAYLEIDDDLKIRSKNLSSTLHKLHLWEKKLYNEVKAEEKMRVVHDRKCRKLKHLDERGAEAHKIEATRKIIRDLSTKIRIAIQVVDKISVTINKIRDEELWPQLNQLIHGLTRMWKSMLECHQNQCQAIKEAKGFGSSVSSKKLGDDHLRATLQLEHDLLSWISSFSCWVGAQKGYVKALNNWLGRCLLYEPEETPDGIPPYSPGRMGAPPVFVICNQWAQAMETISEREVIDAMRIFASSVLKVWEQNKLDMHQRMMMNKDLERKARTLDREDQKIHKKIQALDKNIVLAGGDGYSLSATGNIVYQSDTSNSSLHGSLQRIFEAMEKFTAESMKAYEELIQRSEEQSLAQERERVS; via the exons TCTGCTTTTGTTCCTTCCTCTCCTGAGCTTAATTTGCCGCCTCTCAGAAAAGGCGATCCGGTGCCTATTTCTGATCAAGGTCCTAGTTCGCCTAAAAAGCCTTCCGTCTCTCATCACTCCCACTCTAACTCTGGTTCCGGCCATCTTAATTTTAATTCTGATTCCGAAGACGACGATGACGACGACGACGATGATTCGCATCTCCACCATTCTGATCACTCTTCCCCTTTGCACGGCGTTGCTGGTGGTCACCTCCAGTATATGCCTTCTGAATACATGGCTGCGCAACAAGATTCGTATCCTGGTGGTGGCTTTCATCACATGAATTATATGAAGAAAACTGCGATGCCGTCTGTTGTTTATGAACAAAAGCCTGTGCCTCCTGAGCCAATTCATTATGGTgaatcttctttttcttcttatttttatccCAATAATCCCTACCCAACCAATTATTATGATTACACAAATTATGGTGCTCCCGCTGCAATGAGTGGCCATTATGGCCCTCCGCCTCACTATGGATCTTCTTCTGCTTCACCGCCGGCGGTGGCTTCTTCTTCAAAGCCCCCACCGCCTCCACCTCCGCCTGCTGCATCTTCTTGGGATTATTTGAATCTGTTTGAGAATCCTGACAATTTTTATCCGCCCTACACGCCAAGTAGAGACTCCAAGGAGTTGAGGGAAGAGGAGGGAATTCCTGATTTGGAATATGAAGATTATCAAAAAGAAGTTGTCAAAGAAGTCCATGGACATGAAAAGTATGTCGATAGCGGTGGTACTGATCCTAATTATTCGAAATCAGTGATGATGGATGATGGAGATGCCAAGGCTGGTGGTGATACTGAGGCATCCCTTTATCAGACGAGACCCAGTGTATCAATGGAAAATGATGGCCTGGAGTATGACGTGCACGTGGTGGAGAAGAAAGTTGTTGATGATGAGAGGTCAGAGGAGCACAAAAATGCAGGATTTAAGCGAGGAGGTGGGATAAGGGATGTTTCTCAGTTAGCCTTCGAAATCAAGATTCTATTCGAGAGAGCTTCTGAATCTGGGAAAGAAATTGCAACTTTGCTGGAAGTCGGGAGGCTTCCTTATCATCGTAAATACG CAGTTTCTAAGATGTTGCATGGAGTCACTCCTTCATTATCTGTGGTATCCTCACAGCCATCTACATCTAAAAGTACCGAAGCATCTTCCTCTGCTGACAAGGCTGATCTAGCCTACTTGGAGATTGATGACGATTTGAAGATAAGATCTAAAAACCTTTCTTCTACCTTACATAAGCTGCATCTGTGGGAGAAGAAACTCTACAACGAAGTTAAG GCTGAGGAGAAAATGCGGGTAGTACATGACAGGAAGTGCAGAAAACTGAAGCATTTGGATGAGAGGGGTGCTGAAGCTCATAAAATTGAAGCAACTCGAAAAATAATTAGGGATCTTTCTACAAAAATAAGAATCGCAATTCAGGTGGTAGACAAGATATCTGTTACAATAAATAAGATTAGAGATGAAGAGCTATGGCCACAGTTAAACCAATTAATTCATGG GTTAACCAGGATGTGGAAAAGTATGCTCGAGTGCCATCAGAATCAATGTCAAGCAATTAAAGAAGCTAAAGGTTTCGGTTCTTCAGTATCCAGTAAAAAGCTTGGTGATGATCATCTTCGAGCTACCTTGCAGCTTGAGCATGACCTTCTTAGTTGGATTTCCAGTTTCTCTTGTTGGGTAGGTGCCCAAAAGGGTTATGTGAAGGCCTTGAATAACTGGCTTGGTAGATGTCTCTTGTATGAACCGGAAGAAACACCAGATGGCATACCTCCCTACTCGCCTGGTAGGATGGGTGCACCTCCAGTGTTTGTAATATGCAATCAGTGGGCACAAGCTATGGAAACTATATCTGAAAGGGAAGTGATTGATGCAATGCGCATATTTGCCTCGAGTGTACTTAAGGTTTGGGAACAAAATAAACTAGATATGCaccagaggatgatgatgaACAAGGATTTAGAGAGAAAAGCTAGGACTTTAGATAGAGAGGACCAGAAAATACATAAAAAGATTCAGGCATTAGACAAGAATATTGTGCTGGCTGGTGGAGATGGTTATAGTCTTTCAGCAACTGGAAACATTGTATATCAGAGTGATACTAGCAATAGCAGCCTACATGGAAGCCTGCAACGAATTTTTGAGGCCATGGAGAAGTTCACAGCTGAGTCAATGAAAGCTTATGAGGAGCTCATTCAGCGCAGTGAAGAACAAAGTCTTGCTCAAGAGCGTGAAAGAGTTTCATAG
- the LOC136221749 gene encoding protein ALTERED PHOSPHATE STARVATION RESPONSE 1-like isoform X2 — MGCATSKLDDLPAVALCRDRCAFLDDAINQRFALAQAHNAYIHSLATVGNSLHLFIQQDYGVSAFVPSSPELNLPPLRKGDPVPISDQGPSSPKKPSVSHHSHSNSGSGHLNFNSDSEDDDDDDDDDSHLHHSDHSSPLHGVAGGHLQYMPSEYMAAQQDSYPGGGFHHMNYMKKTAMPSVVYEQKPVPPEPIHYGESSFSSYFYPNNPYPTNYYDYTNYGAPAAMSGHYGPPPHYGSSSASPPAVASSSKPPPPPPPPAASSWDYLNLFENPDNFYPPYTPSRDSKELREEEGIPDLEYEDYQKEVVKEVHGHEKYVDSGGTDPNYSKSVMMDDGDAKAGGDTEASLYQTRPSVSMENDGLEYDVHVVEKKVVDDERSEEHKNAGFKRGGGIRDVSQLAFEIKILFERASESGKEIATLLEVGRLPYHRKYVSKMLHGVTPSLSVVSSQPSTSKSTEASSSADKADLAYLEIDDDLKIRSKNLSSTLHKLHLWEKKLYNEVKAEEKMRVVHDRKCRKLKHLDERGAEAHKIEATRKIIRDLSTKIRIAIQVVDKISVTINKIRDEELWPQLNQLIHGLTRMWKSMLECHQNQCQAIKEAKGFGSSVSSKKLGDDHLRATLQLEHDLLSWISSFSCWVGAQKGYVKALNNWLGRCLLYEPEETPDGIPPYSPGRMGAPPVFVICNQWAQAMETISEREVIDAMRIFASSVLKVWEQNKLDMHQRMMMNKDLERKARTLDREDQKIHKKIQALDKNIVLAGGDGYSLSATGNIVYQSDTSNSSLHGSLQRIFEAMEKFTAESMKAYEELIQRSEEQSLAQERERVS, encoded by the exons TCTGCTTTTGTTCCTTCCTCTCCTGAGCTTAATTTGCCGCCTCTCAGAAAAGGCGATCCGGTGCCTATTTCTGATCAAGGTCCTAGTTCGCCTAAAAAGCCTTCCGTCTCTCATCACTCCCACTCTAACTCTGGTTCCGGCCATCTTAATTTTAATTCTGATTCCGAAGACGACGATGACGACGACGACGATGATTCGCATCTCCACCATTCTGATCACTCTTCCCCTTTGCACGGCGTTGCTGGTGGTCACCTCCAGTATATGCCTTCTGAATACATGGCTGCGCAACAAGATTCGTATCCTGGTGGTGGCTTTCATCACATGAATTATATGAAGAAAACTGCGATGCCGTCTGTTGTTTATGAACAAAAGCCTGTGCCTCCTGAGCCAATTCATTATGGTgaatcttctttttcttcttatttttatccCAATAATCCCTACCCAACCAATTATTATGATTACACAAATTATGGTGCTCCCGCTGCAATGAGTGGCCATTATGGCCCTCCGCCTCACTATGGATCTTCTTCTGCTTCACCGCCGGCGGTGGCTTCTTCTTCAAAGCCCCCACCGCCTCCACCTCCGCCTGCTGCATCTTCTTGGGATTATTTGAATCTGTTTGAGAATCCTGACAATTTTTATCCGCCCTACACGCCAAGTAGAGACTCCAAGGAGTTGAGGGAAGAGGAGGGAATTCCTGATTTGGAATATGAAGATTATCAAAAAGAAGTTGTCAAAGAAGTCCATGGACATGAAAAGTATGTCGATAGCGGTGGTACTGATCCTAATTATTCGAAATCAGTGATGATGGATGATGGAGATGCCAAGGCTGGTGGTGATACTGAGGCATCCCTTTATCAGACGAGACCCAGTGTATCAATGGAAAATGATGGCCTGGAGTATGACGTGCACGTGGTGGAGAAGAAAGTTGTTGATGATGAGAGGTCAGAGGAGCACAAAAATGCAGGATTTAAGCGAGGAGGTGGGATAAGGGATGTTTCTCAGTTAGCCTTCGAAATCAAGATTCTATTCGAGAGAGCTTCTGAATCTGGGAAAGAAATTGCAACTTTGCTGGAAGTCGGGAGGCTTCCTTATCATCGTAAATACG TTTCTAAGATGTTGCATGGAGTCACTCCTTCATTATCTGTGGTATCCTCACAGCCATCTACATCTAAAAGTACCGAAGCATCTTCCTCTGCTGACAAGGCTGATCTAGCCTACTTGGAGATTGATGACGATTTGAAGATAAGATCTAAAAACCTTTCTTCTACCTTACATAAGCTGCATCTGTGGGAGAAGAAACTCTACAACGAAGTTAAG GCTGAGGAGAAAATGCGGGTAGTACATGACAGGAAGTGCAGAAAACTGAAGCATTTGGATGAGAGGGGTGCTGAAGCTCATAAAATTGAAGCAACTCGAAAAATAATTAGGGATCTTTCTACAAAAATAAGAATCGCAATTCAGGTGGTAGACAAGATATCTGTTACAATAAATAAGATTAGAGATGAAGAGCTATGGCCACAGTTAAACCAATTAATTCATGG GTTAACCAGGATGTGGAAAAGTATGCTCGAGTGCCATCAGAATCAATGTCAAGCAATTAAAGAAGCTAAAGGTTTCGGTTCTTCAGTATCCAGTAAAAAGCTTGGTGATGATCATCTTCGAGCTACCTTGCAGCTTGAGCATGACCTTCTTAGTTGGATTTCCAGTTTCTCTTGTTGGGTAGGTGCCCAAAAGGGTTATGTGAAGGCCTTGAATAACTGGCTTGGTAGATGTCTCTTGTATGAACCGGAAGAAACACCAGATGGCATACCTCCCTACTCGCCTGGTAGGATGGGTGCACCTCCAGTGTTTGTAATATGCAATCAGTGGGCACAAGCTATGGAAACTATATCTGAAAGGGAAGTGATTGATGCAATGCGCATATTTGCCTCGAGTGTACTTAAGGTTTGGGAACAAAATAAACTAGATATGCaccagaggatgatgatgaACAAGGATTTAGAGAGAAAAGCTAGGACTTTAGATAGAGAGGACCAGAAAATACATAAAAAGATTCAGGCATTAGACAAGAATATTGTGCTGGCTGGTGGAGATGGTTATAGTCTTTCAGCAACTGGAAACATTGTATATCAGAGTGATACTAGCAATAGCAGCCTACATGGAAGCCTGCAACGAATTTTTGAGGCCATGGAGAAGTTCACAGCTGAGTCAATGAAAGCTTATGAGGAGCTCATTCAGCGCAGTGAAGAACAAAGTCTTGCTCAAGAGCGTGAAAGAGTTTCATAG